Within Caproicibacterium argilliputei, the genomic segment ACAGACCCGAAAGAAGCTAGGGAAGAGGCCATGGAGCTGCTCAAAAAAGTTGGGCTGGAAAGCAAAGCGGAGGTTTACCCGCACGCGCTTTCCGGTGGGCAGCAGCAGCGGGTTGCGATTGCGCGCGCACTTGCGATGCAGCCGGAAATGCTGCTGTTTGACGAACCAACCTCTGCACTGGACCCGGAGCTGGTGGGCGATGTGCTGGCGGTTATGAAGCAGCTTGCCAAAGAGGGCATGACCATGATGGTGGTTACGCACGAAATGGGGTTTGCACGCGAAGTGGCAGATCGTGTCATCTTTATGGACGGCGGCTATGTGGTGGAAGCGGATACGCCGCAGGAAATCTTTTCAAATCCGAAAAACGAACGAACGCGGACGTTCCTGTCTCGCGTGCTGCAGAAGTAAGGGGGCGGTCATATGCAGTTTCATTGGGGAGAGGCTTTTTCGCAGCTGGGACCGGATCTGCTGCAGGGTATCCAAGTGGTGGTTTACATCACGCTGGTCGGTTTTCTGTTTGCTCTGCTGCTGGCCCTGCTGCTGGCGATTGGCAGTCTTTCGCGGCACGCGGTGCCGCGGCGCATCATTGCCGTTTTTATTGAAATCATTCGCGGCACGCCGTTGCTGGTACAGTTCTTTTATATCTATTATGTCATACCGATGCTGTGCTCCGGTTTGGCCTCGCTGTTCGGTGTGACAGCCAACGTTCAGTTTCCGGCGGATATCTGCGGCATCATTGGGTTTGCCATTAACTATGGCTGCTATATGTCCGAAGTAATCCGCGCTTCGATTCAGTCCATTGACCTGGGCCAGCGGGAGGCGGGGCTTGCGCTCGGCTTCAGTGAAAAGCAGGTACTGTTCCACTTCATCATCCCACCGGCACTGCGCAATTCGGTTCCGGTGTTTGGCAATTACCTGGTAATGATGATTAAGGATACCTCTCTGCTCGCCATGATATCTGTGCAGGAGCTGTTGCTGCGCACCAAGACTTTTGCGTCCCAAACATTTTTGACCGTGGAATCTTACACTATTTTGGCACTTGTTTACCTGATTATCAGCATTCCGCTGTCCCAACTTTGCAAACTGTTGGAGCGCAGGCTCAAACAAGTTCACTGAAATCAAATCGGAAAGACGAAAGGAGAATGAACAATGAAACTCAGAAAAACAATTGCGGCGGGTTTGGCGGCGGTTCTGCTGCTCACCGGCGCGGCAGCCTGCGGCACCGCTTCAGGTACAGGTTCCGCCGGCAGTACCGGCTCGGCAGAAGCTTCCGGCACTTCCACACAGAGCGGTTCCACTGATTCCCTTTTGGCAAAGATCAAACAGCGCGGATATATTTTAGTTGGCTCCTCGAATGATGCGCCGTTTGCGTATCAGGATGCTTCCACCGGCAAGCTGGCTGGTTTGGATATCGACATTCTGCGGGCCGTCTGCAAAAAGCTGGGCATTCCCGACATCAAGATGAAAGTGGTTGCCTTTGAAAACCTGCTGGTCGAACTGAACAACGGCAATATCGACATGGTGACAGACGCCATGTATGTGAAAGAAGACCGTATGCGGCAAGCTGCTTTCAGTGACAAATGGTACCAGGAAGGTGAAGCAGTGGTCATTCCGAAAAATTCTTCGATTCAGTCCAAAGCGGACTTAAAGGATAAAACTGTTGGCGCGCAGCCCGGTACCACGTTTTACGAAACGGCGCAGAGCTGGCTGAAAGCGGGAAAAATCAAGAATCTTGTATCATTTGACAACCAGGCAACCCTGATGTCAGCTGTCAATATGGGCAAAGTGGACGCGGTGGTGACAGACGGCATTGTGGCAAGCTACACCATTTCCAAAAGCACTGCGCTGAGCCTGAAATTGCTGTCGCCCTATGAGCCGGAGGCCAGCGGTCAGATTGGTTCTGCCGTGCGCTTCTCTGACGAGAGCTTCCTGACCGATTTTAACAAGGCACTCAACGACCTGAAAGCAGACGGCACCATCAAAAAGATTCTCGCGCAGTACAAACTTCCGGACAATTACTTTATTGATGCGGATGCCGGAAAAACAAAGAACCTCAAGTAGCCGAAGAAGTCCGTTTAAAAGCAGCCTTTCCGCCAACCGCGGAGGGGCTGCTTTTGTCAGGGCTGGCCACGCAGAATAAATTGATTGCGGCGGTAATCCAGCAAGCCGTCTTTCTTCATGGCGCTCAGTTCCCGCGACAGCGCGCTGCGCTCTACGCAGAGATAGTCAGCCAGTTCCTGCCGGTTAAAAGGAATGGTGACTCGGCTGCTTTTGCACTGCAGTGCCTGTGCGGAAAGAAAAGCGGTGACCTTTTCGCGTGTGGTTCGTTTGGAAAGGTACCCGATTTTCTGTGTTAGTAAAATATTTTTCTGCGCCAGAATCTGCAGCAGATTGGTTAGTACCCGCGTGTGAAACGTACAGGCAGAGGGGCAGACCGTGAGCAGCTTGCGGCAGTTCAAAAGCAAAACCACGGCATTTTCGGCAGCCACCACGCTGACCGGCAGATGTGAAACTTGCGCGCAGGAGAATGCTTCCCCAAACAGTTCGCCCGGGCCGGCGTGTGCCAAAATCGTTCGGTTCCCCCAGTAATCTTCCTGAATAATATGAACGCTGCCCGAAAGTAAAACGCCGACCGACCGCGCCGGCTCTTCCGCACGAAAAAGAAATGTGTCTTTCGCGTACTGCCGCTGTCTGGCTGAAAGGCAGTGCAGCAGCGACGCCGCTTCCTGCGGCGCAATGCCGGAAAACAGCGGACAGCCCGCCAATGGGTTTCGTATCATAAAAACTCCTTTACGTTGCAAATACAACGTACTTTTTTTGCTTAGTATAGTAAGATAAAGTTGCAAAGTCAAGAGAAATGGAGGATTCAGCAATGCTTAGAAAAATCATTCAGATTGATGAAGAGAAGTGTAACGGCTGTGGCCTTTGCGCGGCTGCGTGCCATGAGGGAGCCATCGGCATGGTAAATGGCAAGGCACATTTGCTGCGGGAAGATTACTGTGACGGGCTGGGAGATTGCTTGCCTGCGTGCCCCGCTGGCGCCATTACATTTGAGGAGCGTGAGGCGGCTGCTTATAATGCGGCAGCGGTGAAGGCACATTTTGCGTCCGAGCCACCGGCTGCAGCACCCTTTGTCGGCTGCCCTGGCTCCCGCGCGCAGATGATTCACAGAGCGTCTGCGCCTGCTGTGGCACAGCGGCAGGCGCAGGTCAAAGCTCCCAGCCGGCTGATGCAGTGGCCGGTGCAGATTCGGCTTGCGCCAGTGCACGCGCCCTATTTTGACGGCGCGGATCTGCTGGTTTCTGCGGATTGTGCAGCTTATGCTTGCGGCAATTTTCATGAGCAATTTATGAAAGACAGAATTACGTTGATTGGCTGCCCCAAGCTGGATGCGGTCGATTACAGCGAAAAGCTGACTGCCATTTTGCAGCAGAACGCAGTTCGCTCCGTTACCGTTGTGCGCATGGAGGTGCCATGCTGCGGCGGTTTGGAGTATGCTGTGAGGACTGCCTTGAAAAACAGCGAAAAAGTGATTCCGTGGCAGGTTGTCACGCTTTCGACAGAGGGGAGCGTTCTCAGCTAGTAAGAGCGCGAAAGTACCGTCGGTGCAAAAGTATATGGCGGGCAAGGCTTTGTATTTGACAAACAGCGGCGTGCGTGCTACACTATATATGTTGGAAATATCCAGCAAGCCTATCTTTTCATGCCAAACCGAAGGCTTTAAATTCGGCGTTGAGGTCCTTTTTGAACTGTTCCGAAGACTTATCAGCAAAAGCAGGTATAGCAGTCGATTACCCGGGCGTTACACGGGACTAAAATATTCGAAGGCATCCACGATGTGTGGGTGCCTTTTTCTGTGTTCGGGTATCTTCCAGCGCAGAAACGGGTTTTCTTGGGCAAAGAGGGAAGGCTCCTGCAGAAGCCAAAAATAAAGGAACAAAATTTTGAAATTTTTACTATTTTAGATTGACGCTGTTTAAAGTATATAGTAAAATAATAGAAAAAATATCATATAAAAAATGGGAGGTCATATCGTGAAAAAGGTATTCAGGCAGATCTGCACGGCAGTGCTGGTGTGCGCGGTCTTTATTTCACCGCTTGGTCTGTCAAAAGCACAGGCCGCAACAGCCGACCAGACATTGCAAAACACTTATGGCTCTAAATTCGGAAGGGTTGGCACCTGCGTATCCCTGTCGCAGCTGCAGAATGCATCCACGCTAAAGGTTATCAAAGAAAGGTACAACAGCATTACGCTTGAAAATGAAATGAAGCCGGATGCGCTGCTGGGGTCTGCACCATCCTTGCTGACCGTTTCGCAGGCAAAAGCGCTGGGATACTACATTCCCAGCAACTACAAAGAGTCCACCGTACCGAAAATAAACTTTGCCACGGTCGACAAGGTGCTTCAGATTTGTTACAACAACGGTTTGGGGATTCGCGCTCATACGCTCATATGGCATTCTCAAACACCATCCTGGTTATTTAAATCGAATTATAACGCGAGCGGCAGCAATGTAAGTTCCACGGTGATGGACGCGCGCATGGAATTTTATATCAAAACGGTTATGAATCATGTTTGCTTAAGCAAGTACGGAAGCGCTGTTTATGCGTGGGATGTTGTGAATGAATACTTGCATTCGTCATCGACTTCCGGCTGGAATCAAATTTACGGCAGTGTTACGGATTATCCGCAGTTTGTAAAGAATGCGTTCCGTTATGCCTATGAAACGATCCAGTATTTCGGACTAACAAATAAAGTAAGTTTGTTTTACAACGATTATAATACCTACATGGAATCTTCCGATATCATCAAAATGATCAATTATATCAATGCGGGTACGCGCTACTGCAGCGGGGTCGGCTGTCAGTCACATTTAAGTACATCTTTCCCAAGTGCATCGTATTACAAGGAGGCTCTGCATGCTTTTCAGAAGGCAGGGCTGGAGATTCAAATCACCGAGTTGGACGCGGGAGCAAGTACGGAAACACAGCAGGCATCGTACCTGTACAATATTATGAAAGCCGTTTGTGAAGTGAAAAAAGCAGGCGGAAAAATCACAGGAATCACCTGGTGGGGGCTTTCCGATGATGTATCTTGGAGAAAAGGCGATCAGCCGCTGCTCTTTTCATCCCTGTATTATCCGAAAGCTTCGTATTACAGAACGCTGGATGCTTTTTCGGACGTATTTTAAAAACTAGCTTTTCTGCTGAAAGAAGCCCTCGAAACGGCATACAAATGCGGTTTCGGGGGCTTTTTGAATACCTACACGCCAAAGGTTCAATGCACGAACAGAGTAGTCGAATCAGCAAAACACACACAGACGAACCATTTCAAAGTTATTGTTTAGAATTGAAATACAAAGTGTGATTATGAGCTAACCTGCTGCCTTTCTAAAAACAAATAAAAAAGAGTAATATTTATAATTAAAATGAACTTAAGTAAAGTCAATTTCATCTTCATTACAAATATTACTCAATATTTTCGGACGAATAATCCAAACATACCATGCAAGAAAAATACACATGGAACAGTTCGAATTATATTGTTTTGGTGAACCATCGGGGATTCGAACCCCGGACACCCTGATTAAAAGTCAGGTGCTCTACCGACTGAGCTAATGATTCATTTGAAC encodes:
- a CDS encoding endo-1,4-beta-xylanase, producing the protein MKKVFRQICTAVLVCAVFISPLGLSKAQAATADQTLQNTYGSKFGRVGTCVSLSQLQNASTLKVIKERYNSITLENEMKPDALLGSAPSLLTVSQAKALGYYIPSNYKESTVPKINFATVDKVLQICYNNGLGIRAHTLIWHSQTPSWLFKSNYNASGSNVSSTVMDARMEFYIKTVMNHVCLSKYGSAVYAWDVVNEYLHSSSTSGWNQIYGSVTDYPQFVKNAFRYAYETIQYFGLTNKVSLFYNDYNTYMESSDIIKMINYINAGTRYCSGVGCQSHLSTSFPSASYYKEALHAFQKAGLEIQITELDAGASTETQQASYLYNIMKAVCEVKKAGGKITGITWWGLSDDVSWRKGDQPLLFSSLYYPKASYYRTLDAFSDVF
- a CDS encoding substrate-binding periplasmic protein; amino-acid sequence: MKLRKTIAAGLAAVLLLTGAAACGTASGTGSAGSTGSAEASGTSTQSGSTDSLLAKIKQRGYILVGSSNDAPFAYQDASTGKLAGLDIDILRAVCKKLGIPDIKMKVVAFENLLVELNNGNIDMVTDAMYVKEDRMRQAAFSDKWYQEGEAVVIPKNSSIQSKADLKDKTVGAQPGTTFYETAQSWLKAGKIKNLVSFDNQATLMSAVNMGKVDAVVTDGIVASYTISKSTALSLKLLSPYEPEASGQIGSAVRFSDESFLTDFNKALNDLKADGTIKKILAQYKLPDNYFIDADAGKTKNLK
- a CDS encoding amino acid ABC transporter ATP-binding protein codes for the protein MLDIQNLSKSFGDLEVLRDVNIAVEQGEVVVVIGPSGSGKSTMLRCINLLEQPSGGKILYQDKDITQLGKAIMEYRKHVGMVFQKFNLFPLKTVVQNVMYAPVKLNKTDPKEAREEAMELLKKVGLESKAEVYPHALSGGQQQRVAIARALAMQPEMLLFDEPTSALDPELVGDVLAVMKQLAKEGMTMMVVTHEMGFAREVADRVIFMDGGYVVEADTPQEIFSNPKNERTRTFLSRVLQK
- a CDS encoding amino acid ABC transporter permease, producing the protein MQFHWGEAFSQLGPDLLQGIQVVVYITLVGFLFALLLALLLAIGSLSRHAVPRRIIAVFIEIIRGTPLLVQFFYIYYVIPMLCSGLASLFGVTANVQFPADICGIIGFAINYGCYMSEVIRASIQSIDLGQREAGLALGFSEKQVLFHFIIPPALRNSVPVFGNYLVMMIKDTSLLAMISVQELLLRTKTFASQTFLTVESYTILALVYLIISIPLSQLCKLLERRLKQVH
- a CDS encoding ATP-binding protein, whose protein sequence is MLRKIIQIDEEKCNGCGLCAAACHEGAIGMVNGKAHLLREDYCDGLGDCLPACPAGAITFEEREAAAYNAAAVKAHFASEPPAAAPFVGCPGSRAQMIHRASAPAVAQRQAQVKAPSRLMQWPVQIRLAPVHAPYFDGADLLVSADCAAYACGNFHEQFMKDRITLIGCPKLDAVDYSEKLTAILQQNAVRSVTVVRMEVPCCGGLEYAVRTALKNSEKVIPWQVVTLSTEGSVLS
- a CDS encoding Crp/Fnr family transcriptional regulator, producing MIRNPLAGCPLFSGIAPQEAASLLHCLSARQRQYAKDTFLFRAEEPARSVGVLLSGSVHIIQEDYWGNRTILAHAGPGELFGEAFSCAQVSHLPVSVVAAENAVVLLLNCRKLLTVCPSACTFHTRVLTNLLQILAQKNILLTQKIGYLSKRTTREKVTAFLSAQALQCKSSRVTIPFNRQELADYLCVERSALSRELSAMKKDGLLDYRRNQFILRGQP